A single window of Oxyura jamaicensis isolate SHBP4307 breed ruddy duck chromosome 3, BPBGC_Ojam_1.0, whole genome shotgun sequence DNA harbors:
- the CHRM3 gene encoding muscarinic acetylcholine receptor M3 isoform X1: MLTHYQFCFQKRSSQSYTVPDPSSRVDVLHWTILCQRATMIMHNTSSASSLFANVSSFWKRDSHGPGLLDEAASLIGSYDFPQTTESFPFSTVESVNTSLNATSKDPLGGHTVWQVVLIAFLTGILALVTIIGNILVIVAFKVNKQLKTVNNYFLLSLACADLIIGIISMNLFTTYIIMDHWALGNLACDLWLSIDYVASNASVMNLLVISFDRYFSITRPLTYRAKRTTKRAGVMIGLAWVISFVLWAPAILFWQYFVGERTVPPDECFIQFLSEPIITFGTAIAAFYLPVTIMSILYWRIYKETEKRTKELAGLQASGSEAEAARFVHQTGSSRSCSSYELQRQSMKRSTRRKYRRCHFWLTMKSWEPNTDQGDQEHSSSDSWNNNDAAASLENSASSDEEDIAAETRAIYSIVLKLPGHSAILNSTKLPSSEDLNESGDELQKSDTESQEKKSKKLHPSKSVQDGGSFQKSFSKLPIQPGSAETAAASDGISSVTKTSAALPLSFKEATLAKKFALKTRSQITKRKRMSLIKEKKAAQTLSAILFAFIITWTPYNIMVLVNTFCSCIPKTVWNLGYWLCYINSTVNPVCYALCNKTFRNTFKMLLLCQCDKRKRRKQQYQQRQSVIFHKRIPREAS, encoded by the coding sequence ACTATGTCAGAGAGCCACAATGATCATGCACAACACCAGTTCAGCCTCGTCCCTGTTTGCAAATGTGAGCTCCTTCTGGAAGAGAGATTCCCATGGACCAGGACTACTTGATGAAGCAGCATCGCTCATTGGCAGCTATGATTTCCCTCAGACCACAGAGAGTTTTCCCTTCTCCACTGTGGAATCAGTAAACACATCCCTAAATGCCACAAGCAAAGACCCTCTGGGTGGACATACAGTCTGGCAAGTAGTTTTGATTGCTTTCCTCACTGGGATCCTTGCACTGGTGACCATCATAGGAAACATCCTAGTGATTGTTGCATTTAAGGTTaacaaacaactgaaaacagtCAACAACTACTTCTTGTTGAGTCTTGCTTGTGCAGATTTGATCATTGGTATTATTTCCATGAATCTTTTCACCACATACATCATCATGGACCACTGGGCTTTGGGAAACTTGGCCTGCGATCTTTGGCTCTCCATTGACTATGTCGCCAGTAATGCCTCTGTCATGAATCTCCTTGTCATAAGTTTTGACAGGTATTTTTCCATCACTAGGCCACTTACGTACAGAGCCAAACGAACAACTAAAAGGGCTGGAGTGATGATTGGTTTAGCATGGGTCatctcttttgttctttgggCCCCTGCCATATTGTTCTGGCAGTATTTTGTTGGGGAGAGGACTGTGCCTCCTGATGAATGTTTTATCCAGTTTCTAAGTGAACCTATCATCACTTTTGGCACTGCCATAGCTGCCTTTTACTTGCCAGTCACCATTATGAGTATTTTGTATTGGCGAATCTACAAGGAGACTGAGAAACGCACCAAAGAGTTAGCAGGGCTACAGGCTTCAGGCAGCGAAGCAGAGGCAGCACGCTTTGTGCACCAGACCGGCAGCTcccggagctgcagcagctATGAGCTGCAACGGCAGAGCATGAAACGTTCCACCCGAAGGAAATACAGACGCTGCCACTTCTGGCTCACAATGAAGAGCTGGGAACCCAACACGGACCAGGGGGAccaagagcacagcagcagtgacagctggAACAACAACgatgctgctgcctcccttgAAAATTCAGCCTCCTCCGATGAAGAAGACATCGCTGCTGAGACCAGGGCCATCTATTCGATCGTGTTGAAGCTTCCTGGTCACAGCGCCATCCTCAATTCCACAAAACTGCCATCCTCAGAAGATCTGAATGAGTCAGGGGATGAACTGCAGAAATCTGACACAGAGTCgcaggaaaagaaatctaaaaaatTGCACCCTTCCAAAAGCGTTCAGGATGGTGGAAGTTTCCAGAAGAGCTTTTCAAAGCTTCCAATTCAGCCAGGGTCAGCAGAGACAGCTGCAGCTTCTGATGGCATCTCATCAGTGACCAAGACATCTGCAGCCCTGCCCTTGTCCTTCAAGGAGGCAACCCTGGCAAAAAAGTTTGCCTTGAAAACCAGAAGTCAGATCACAAAGAGAAAACGAATGTCACttatcaaagaaaagaaagcgGCACAGACACTCAGTGCCATTTTGTTTGCCTTCATCATTACCTGGACCCCATATAACATCATGGTTCTGGTGAACACCTTTTGCAGCTGTATCCCCAAAACTGTATGGAACCTGGGGTACTGGCTTTGCTACATCAATAGCACGGTGAACCCTGTGTGCTATGCACTGTGtaacaaaacattcagaaacaCTTTCAAGATGTTACTGCTGTGCCAGTGTGACAAACGAAAACGACGCAAACAGCAGTATCAGCAAAGGCAGTCTGTCATTTTTCATAAGCGGATCCCTAGGGAGGCTTCATag
- the CHRM3 gene encoding muscarinic acetylcholine receptor M3 isoform X2, with amino-acid sequence MFFTGPCRLCQRATMIMHNTSSASSLFANVSSFWKRDSHGPGLLDEAASLIGSYDFPQTTESFPFSTVESVNTSLNATSKDPLGGHTVWQVVLIAFLTGILALVTIIGNILVIVAFKVNKQLKTVNNYFLLSLACADLIIGIISMNLFTTYIIMDHWALGNLACDLWLSIDYVASNASVMNLLVISFDRYFSITRPLTYRAKRTTKRAGVMIGLAWVISFVLWAPAILFWQYFVGERTVPPDECFIQFLSEPIITFGTAIAAFYLPVTIMSILYWRIYKETEKRTKELAGLQASGSEAEAARFVHQTGSSRSCSSYELQRQSMKRSTRRKYRRCHFWLTMKSWEPNTDQGDQEHSSSDSWNNNDAAASLENSASSDEEDIAAETRAIYSIVLKLPGHSAILNSTKLPSSEDLNESGDELQKSDTESQEKKSKKLHPSKSVQDGGSFQKSFSKLPIQPGSAETAAASDGISSVTKTSAALPLSFKEATLAKKFALKTRSQITKRKRMSLIKEKKAAQTLSAILFAFIITWTPYNIMVLVNTFCSCIPKTVWNLGYWLCYINSTVNPVCYALCNKTFRNTFKMLLLCQCDKRKRRKQQYQQRQSVIFHKRIPREAS; translated from the coding sequence ACTATGTCAGAGAGCCACAATGATCATGCACAACACCAGTTCAGCCTCGTCCCTGTTTGCAAATGTGAGCTCCTTCTGGAAGAGAGATTCCCATGGACCAGGACTACTTGATGAAGCAGCATCGCTCATTGGCAGCTATGATTTCCCTCAGACCACAGAGAGTTTTCCCTTCTCCACTGTGGAATCAGTAAACACATCCCTAAATGCCACAAGCAAAGACCCTCTGGGTGGACATACAGTCTGGCAAGTAGTTTTGATTGCTTTCCTCACTGGGATCCTTGCACTGGTGACCATCATAGGAAACATCCTAGTGATTGTTGCATTTAAGGTTaacaaacaactgaaaacagtCAACAACTACTTCTTGTTGAGTCTTGCTTGTGCAGATTTGATCATTGGTATTATTTCCATGAATCTTTTCACCACATACATCATCATGGACCACTGGGCTTTGGGAAACTTGGCCTGCGATCTTTGGCTCTCCATTGACTATGTCGCCAGTAATGCCTCTGTCATGAATCTCCTTGTCATAAGTTTTGACAGGTATTTTTCCATCACTAGGCCACTTACGTACAGAGCCAAACGAACAACTAAAAGGGCTGGAGTGATGATTGGTTTAGCATGGGTCatctcttttgttctttgggCCCCTGCCATATTGTTCTGGCAGTATTTTGTTGGGGAGAGGACTGTGCCTCCTGATGAATGTTTTATCCAGTTTCTAAGTGAACCTATCATCACTTTTGGCACTGCCATAGCTGCCTTTTACTTGCCAGTCACCATTATGAGTATTTTGTATTGGCGAATCTACAAGGAGACTGAGAAACGCACCAAAGAGTTAGCAGGGCTACAGGCTTCAGGCAGCGAAGCAGAGGCAGCACGCTTTGTGCACCAGACCGGCAGCTcccggagctgcagcagctATGAGCTGCAACGGCAGAGCATGAAACGTTCCACCCGAAGGAAATACAGACGCTGCCACTTCTGGCTCACAATGAAGAGCTGGGAACCCAACACGGACCAGGGGGAccaagagcacagcagcagtgacagctggAACAACAACgatgctgctgcctcccttgAAAATTCAGCCTCCTCCGATGAAGAAGACATCGCTGCTGAGACCAGGGCCATCTATTCGATCGTGTTGAAGCTTCCTGGTCACAGCGCCATCCTCAATTCCACAAAACTGCCATCCTCAGAAGATCTGAATGAGTCAGGGGATGAACTGCAGAAATCTGACACAGAGTCgcaggaaaagaaatctaaaaaatTGCACCCTTCCAAAAGCGTTCAGGATGGTGGAAGTTTCCAGAAGAGCTTTTCAAAGCTTCCAATTCAGCCAGGGTCAGCAGAGACAGCTGCAGCTTCTGATGGCATCTCATCAGTGACCAAGACATCTGCAGCCCTGCCCTTGTCCTTCAAGGAGGCAACCCTGGCAAAAAAGTTTGCCTTGAAAACCAGAAGTCAGATCACAAAGAGAAAACGAATGTCACttatcaaagaaaagaaagcgGCACAGACACTCAGTGCCATTTTGTTTGCCTTCATCATTACCTGGACCCCATATAACATCATGGTTCTGGTGAACACCTTTTGCAGCTGTATCCCCAAAACTGTATGGAACCTGGGGTACTGGCTTTGCTACATCAATAGCACGGTGAACCCTGTGTGCTATGCACTGTGtaacaaaacattcagaaacaCTTTCAAGATGTTACTGCTGTGCCAGTGTGACAAACGAAAACGACGCAAACAGCAGTATCAGCAAAGGCAGTCTGTCATTTTTCATAAGCGGATCCCTAGGGAGGCTTCATag